The following are encoded together in the Synchiropus splendidus isolate RoL2022-P1 chromosome 7, RoL_Sspl_1.0, whole genome shotgun sequence genome:
- the LOC128762719 gene encoding granzyme A-like, whose product MFLPAAALLSCALVLSVDPGRGAEIIGGAEVQPHSLPYMAHLKGDKGSCGGTLIHPKWVLTAAHCVGMTHVVLGSHSVTNHEEEQHVRQYRNVSRWVPHPSYYVFINDLMLLELDRPVLKTKTVKWLKVAEEVEKPGTCTQCMVAGWGMTCDDAMQGSNVLRHTTVTVFNRETCNSAEFYNNRPRIPTGMICAGSLPGDIQQSPWKSDSGGPLVCGGAVVGVVSFGMPDKPVVFNFLSIKRVEWIRKTISNS is encoded by the exons ATGTTCCTCCCCGCGGCCGCGCTTCTCTCTTGTGCGCTTGTTCTGAGCGTGGACCCAG GTCGCGGAGCAGAGATCATCGGAGGGGCGGAGGTGCAGCCCCACTCGCTCCCCTACATGGCCCACCTGAAGGGTGACAAGGGCTCCTGCGGCGGGACGCTGATCCACCCCAAATGGGTTCTGACCGCGGCTCATTGTGTTGG AATGACTCATGTGGTGTTGGGGTCTCACTCCGTCACCAAccatgaggaggagcagcatgTGAGGCAGTACCGGAACGTGTCCCGCTGGGTCCCCCACCCCAGCTACTACGTTTTCATAAATGACCTTATGCTGCTGGAG CTGGACCGACCCGTGTTGAAGACCAAGACGGTGAAGTGGCTGAAAGTGGCTGAAGAGGTGGAGAAGCCGGGGACCTGCACCCAGTGCATGGTTGCCGGGTGGGGAATGACCTGCGACGACGCTATGCAGGGCTCCAACGTGCTGAGGCACACCACAGTCACCGTCTTCAACAGGGAAACCTGCAACTCTGCAGAGTTCTACAACAACAGACCTCGGATCCCCACCGGCATGATCTGCGCCGGCTCGCTGCCGGGGGACATCCAGCAGAGTCCCTGGAAG AGCGACTCCGGCGGGCCGCTGGTGTGCGGTGGTGCGGTGGTGGGAGTGGTCTCGTTTGGGATGCCAGACAAACCGGTGGTGTTCAACTTCCTCTCCATAAAGCGCGTCGAGTGGATCCGGAAGACTATCAGCAACAGCTGA
- the LOC128762793 gene encoding granzyme A-like, whose amino-acid sequence MFLPAAALLSCALVLSVDPGRGAEIIGGAEVQPHSLPYMAHLKGDKGSCGGTLIHPKWVLTAAHCVGMTHVVLGSHSVTNHEEEQHVRQYRNVSRWVPHPCYSEDVHINDLMLLELDRPVLKTKTVKWLKVAEEVEKPGTCTQCMVAGWGMTCYDAMQGSNVLRHTSVTVFNRKTCNSAEFYNSRPRIPTGMICAGSLPGDIQQSPWKGDSGGPLVCDGAVVGVVSFGMPDKPVVFNFLSIKRVEWIRKTISNC is encoded by the exons ATGTTCCTCCCCGCGGCCGCGCTTCTCTCTTGTGCGCTTGTTCTGAGCGTGGACCCAG GTCGCGGAGCAGAGATCATCGGAGGGGCGGAGGTGCAGCCCCACTCGCTCCCCTACATGGCCCACCTGAAGGGTGACAAGGGCTCCTGCGGCGGGACGCTGATCCACCCCAAATGGGTTCTGACCGCGGCTCATTGTGTTGG AATGACCCATGTGGTGTTGGGGTCTCACTCCGTCACCAAccatgaggaggagcagcacgTGAGGCAGTACCGGAACGTGTCCCGCTGGGTCCCCCACCCCTGCTACTCTGAGGACGTTCACATAAATGACCTTATGCTGCTGGAG CTGGACCGACCCGTGTTGAAGACCAAGACGGTGAAGTGGCTGAAAGTGGCTGAAGAGGTGGAGAAGCCGGGGACCTGCACCCAGTGCATGGTTGCCGGGTGGGGAATGACCTGCTACGACGCTATGCAGGGCTCCAACGTGCTGAGGCACACCTCAGTCACCGTCTTCAACAGGAAAACCTGCAACTCTGCAGAGTTCTACAACAGCAGACCTCGGATCCCCACCGGCATGATCTGCGCCGGCTCGCTGCCGGGGGACATCCAGCAGAGTCCCTGGAAG GGCGACTCCGGCGGGCCGCTGGTGTGCGATGGTGCGGTGGTGGGAGTGGTCTCGTTTGGGATGCCAGACAAACCGGTGGTGTTCAACTTCCTCTCCATAAAGCGCGTCGAGTGGATCCGGAAGACTATTAGCAACTGCTGA